The DNA segment TTGGCGATATCTCCGGTATATAGCCAGCCGTCTTTCAGGGTTGCATTCGTTTCTTCCGGCATTCCCCAGTAGCCTTTCATTACCTGGGGACCTTTGACTATGATTTCGCCGATTTCTCCCACCGGCATATCAGTTTTGCCGTCATCCAGGCTTACAATTCGACAATCGGTATCAGAAATGGGAAGTCCGATGCTGCCGACTTTCCTCTTGCCGCCGGCAAAAGGATTGATGTGAACCACCGGTGTCGACTCAGTGAGCCCAAACCCTTCTACAATAACGGATCCGGTCTTTTGTTCAAAATCCCGAATCACCTCCACCGGAAGGGGAGCACTTCCGGAAAAGCAACCCTTAATCGATGTCATATCGGTATCTTTGATTTTAGGGTGATTGAGCATACCGATGTACATGGTGGGCACCAGGGGGGCAAAGGTGGGTTTAAACTTACCGATGGCTTCCAAGAGGGGTTCCGGCTGGGGTTTTGGAACCAGCACATCACCCCATCCCATATATATGGCAAAATTCATGGCGGTTGACAGTCCGAACGAATGGAAAAAGGGGAGTGCACCCAGCATGATTTCTCCACCGGGACCAAAGGTGGGAAACCATGAACGAATTTGCTGGACCTGTTTGCTTAAATTGGCATGGGTCAGCATGACCCCTTTGGAGACGCCGGTGGTACCACCGGTATATTGATACATGGCCACATCTTCGAAGGAAAGATCGACTTTGGGAGGATTGGGGGATGCCCCTGCCAGAACCTCTTTCCACTTATAAAGATTTTCCGCAGATTTTACATCCGCAGCGAGTTTTTTCTTTTTAGCAACCAGTGGAAACAACAGGTTTTTAGGGAAGGGGAGATAATCCCCTATTGAAGTATAAATGATCTGCTTGATCGATGTCTTTGGTCTTAAATCGATCATGCGGTTGCCGAGCAGATCCAAAGTGATGAGCAATTTGGAATTTGAATTATTAAATTGATGTTCAAGTTCCCGGTCGGAATACAGGGGGTTGTTCATCACAGTAATACCCCCGATCTTCATTATGGCGTAATAGGCAACCACACAGGGAATGACGTTAGGCAGGAGAATTGCCACGCTGTCGCCCTGTTTAATTCCAAAATCAGTAAGCACCGTGGCAAAGCAATCGACCATGTTTTTCAACTCACGGTAAGTCACCTTATATCCCTGAAAAAGAAGTGCCATCCTATTGGGAAACTGATCGGCTGACCTTTCCAGAAACTCCGGAAGAAATGTTTCTTCATAATCAACATGCTCCGGCACCCCCTTTTCATAACTGGCCAGCCAGGGTTTATCCTGGTATCTGATTTCTTCTGTCATAAGAACCTCCTTTTTCAAGTTGTTAAACAATTTT comes from the Thermodesulfobacteriota bacterium genome and includes:
- a CDS encoding long-chain fatty acid--CoA ligase; amino-acid sequence: MTEEIRYQDKPWLASYEKGVPEHVDYEETFLPEFLERSADQFPNRMALLFQGYKVTYRELKNMVDCFATVLTDFGIKQGDSVAILLPNVIPCVVAYYAIMKIGGITVMNNPLYSDRELEHQFNNSNSKLLITLDLLGNRMIDLRPKTSIKQIIYTSIGDYLPFPKNLLFPLVAKKKKLAADVKSAENLYKWKEVLAGASPNPPKVDLSFEDVAMYQYTGGTTGVSKGVMLTHANLSKQVQQIRSWFPTFGPGGEIMLGALPFFHSFGLSTAMNFAIYMGWGDVLVPKPQPEPLLEAIGKFKPTFAPLVPTMYIGMLNHPKIKDTDMTSIKGCFSGSAPLPVEVIRDFEQKTGSVIVEGFGLTESTPVVHINPFAGGKRKVGSIGLPISDTDCRIVSLDDGKTDMPVGEIGEIIVKGPQVMKGYWGMPEETNATLKDGWLYTGDIAKMDEEGYFYIVDRKKDMILSGGFNVYPRDIEEVFFEHPKVMEATAIGVPHPSRGEQAKVFVVLNEGETATEEELLEYCKGKLATFKLPTMIEFRDELPKTNVGKVLKKDLKAEELAKLEKV